One region of Primulina tabacum isolate GXHZ01 chromosome 1, ASM2559414v2, whole genome shotgun sequence genomic DNA includes:
- the LOC142556350 gene encoding SUMO-conjugating enzyme SCE1-like, protein MSGGIARGRLAEERKAWRKNHPHGFVAKPEMLPDGTVNLMVWHCTIPGKAGSDWEGGFYPLTMHFSEDYPSKPPKCKFPPGFFHPNIYPSGTVCLSILNEDSGWRPAITVKQILVGVQDLLDQPNPSDPAQTDGYQLFIQDAVEYKKRVRQQAQQYPPLI, encoded by the exons ATGTCTGGAGGAATCGCGCGAGGACGGCTCGCTGAAGAACGAAAAGCCTGGCGAAAAAATCATCCTCAT GGTTTTGTGGCTAAACCGGAGATGCTGCCCGATGGTACAGTGAATTTGATGGTGTGGCACTGCACAATCCCTGGTAAGGCCGGG TCTGATTGGGAAGGAGGTTTTTACCCGCTTACGATGCACTTTAGTGAAGATTATCCGAGCAAGCCACCAAAGTGTAAATTTCCCCCAGGGTTTTTTCATCCTAATATATACCCGTCCGGAACCGTTTGCCTCTCAATCCTAAACGAGGATAGC GGGTGGCGACCTGCCATCACGGTGAAGCAAATTTTGGTGGGCGTCCAGGATTTGCTGGATCAAccaaatccatctgatccagcaCAGACTGATGGGTACCAACTGTTTATCCAG GATGCTGTCGAGTACAAGAAGAGAGTTCGGCAGCAGGCCCAGCAGTATCCACCTCTTATTTAA